From a single Anaerolineales bacterium genomic region:
- a CDS encoding serine hydrolase domain-containing protein: MCIALGLILLSVWITPVEAETVSSVGFDAEALDAYISGQMSKHGIRGISLAVTSKTEIVYLKGYGTAGGRRPMTPQTPMYIGSQSKSFTGLAIAQLIEQGLVSQGDPVQKHIPWFKVADEAASAKITVGHLLHHTSGLSEAGFVVSLPADASNEDAVRALASAELTAPVGSTFQYFNVGYDVLAVIVQNVSGMKYEDYIQKFIFDPLEMTRTYTDPALARENGLSQGYSRFFGFTVPQKQPHRVYEVSAGYIISTAEDMAHYAMAMDNAGHYTGKQLLTVQGMDMLFNPVQGYGMGWFIEQGHIFHGGANETFKTYVDIYPLRDTSIVLLINQGYMLDHYISAEQIFKGVEAIVLGRVPPPVTQGWSVKHIGWALLGLVLALGVLHIRNFLSLRGWRERARNWSTGKKIWDTAISFLIPTVILIVIFTQLKAFYGYRFNLTYQLVMMSRTLTDITILMIVGSVPDYVQGFVKLFWLVSGKTRPGRE, translated from the coding sequence ATGTGTATCGCTTTGGGGCTAATTTTGCTGTCGGTGTGGATAACGCCTGTTGAGGCAGAGACAGTTTCCTCGGTCGGGTTTGACGCGGAGGCTCTCGATGCGTACATTTCTGGTCAAATGTCAAAGCATGGGATTCGAGGAATCTCCCTCGCCGTGACATCCAAAACAGAGATTGTCTATCTCAAAGGTTACGGCACCGCGGGCGGAAGGCGCCCGATGACGCCGCAGACGCCGATGTACATCGGATCGCAGAGCAAGTCGTTCACGGGGCTGGCGATCGCGCAATTGATCGAGCAGGGGCTGGTGAGCCAGGGCGATCCCGTGCAAAAGCATATCCCGTGGTTCAAAGTGGCGGACGAGGCGGCGTCGGCAAAGATCACGGTGGGACATTTGCTCCATCACACCAGCGGACTTTCGGAAGCGGGATTTGTGGTATCGCTTCCCGCTGATGCATCGAATGAAGATGCGGTGCGCGCGCTGGCGTCGGCTGAGTTGACCGCGCCTGTCGGTTCGACGTTCCAATACTTCAATGTCGGCTACGACGTGCTGGCGGTGATCGTGCAGAACGTCAGCGGGATGAAATATGAAGACTACATTCAGAAATTTATCTTTGACCCGCTTGAGATGACGCGCACCTACACCGACCCCGCCCTCGCTCGCGAGAATGGACTCTCGCAAGGCTACAGCCGTTTCTTTGGCTTTACGGTTCCGCAGAAGCAACCGCACCGTGTGTATGAGGTGAGCGCGGGATACATCATTTCGACCGCTGAGGACATGGCGCATTATGCGATGGCAATGGATAACGCTGGGCATTACACAGGAAAGCAATTGTTGACGGTACAGGGCATGGACATGCTCTTCAACCCCGTGCAAGGCTACGGCATGGGCTGGTTCATCGAGCAGGGACACATCTTCCACGGCGGCGCGAACGAGACCTTCAAGACATACGTGGATATTTATCCGCTGCGCGACACGAGCATCGTGTTGCTCATCAATCAAGGATACATGCTCGATCATTACATTTCGGCGGAACAGATTTTCAAAGGCGTCGAAGCCATCGTGTTGGGACGCGTCCCACCGCCTGTTACCCAAGGCTGGTCGGTGAAGCACATCGGCTGGGCGCTGCTGGGACTCGTGCTGGCATTGGGCGTCTTGCACATCCGCAACTTCCTGTCCCTGCGCGGTTGGAGGGAACGCGCCCGCAACTGGTCAACGGGAAAAAAGATTTGGGATACAGCCATTAGTTTTCTGATCCCGACTGTAATTCTGATCGTCATATTCACACAACTCAAAGCCTTCTACGGCTATCGTTTCAACTTGACCTATCAATTGGTCATGATGTCCCGTACGTTAACCGACATCACGATCCTGATGATCGTCGGCTCGGTACCTGATTACGTGCAGGGATTTGTCAAGCTGTTCTGGTTGGTGAGCGGGAAGACTCGTCCAGGCAGGGAATGA
- the xylA gene encoding xylose isomerase: MSDYTPKPEHKFTFGLWTVGNIGRDPFGGPVREQKSPADLVRLLGEVGAYGVNFHDNDLIPIDATPAEADAIKKDFRKALDETGIVVPMATTNLFSDPVFKDGAFTSNDPNVRAYALQKTMNAIDLGVEFGAKIYVFWGGREGTETDAAKDPITAIKRSREAMNFLCEYVRDQKYDLKFALEAKPNEPRGDIYNSTTGHMLAFIETLVHPEMVGVNPEVAHEHMAGLNFVHGVAQALEAGKLFHIDLNDQAFGRYDQDFRFGAVNLKSAFFLVKLLEDNKYDSSRHFDAHAYRTEDYEGVKDFARGCIRTYLILKEKAAQWNADGEIQQLLAEINADDGAMNSYLGKYTPEKAKSLKAQAFDRPALGARGLPYERLDQLTIELLLGVR, translated from the coding sequence ATGTCTGATTACACCCCCAAACCCGAACACAAATTTACTTTTGGACTGTGGACCGTCGGCAACATCGGGCGTGACCCGTTCGGCGGACCCGTGCGCGAGCAGAAATCCCCCGCCGATCTGGTGCGCCTGCTCGGCGAGGTGGGCGCGTACGGCGTCAACTTCCACGACAACGACCTGATCCCCATCGACGCCACACCCGCCGAAGCGGATGCCATCAAAAAGGATTTCCGCAAAGCATTGGATGAGACAGGCATTGTCGTGCCGATGGCGACCACCAACCTGTTCAGTGACCCGGTCTTCAAGGACGGCGCTTTCACCAGCAACGACCCCAACGTCCGCGCCTATGCCCTGCAGAAGACGATGAACGCCATCGACCTCGGCGTGGAATTCGGCGCGAAGATCTACGTCTTCTGGGGCGGGCGCGAAGGGACCGAGACCGACGCGGCAAAAGATCCCATTACCGCCATTAAACGCTCGCGCGAGGCGATGAACTTCCTGTGCGAGTATGTGCGCGACCAGAAATATGATCTGAAGTTCGCGCTCGAAGCCAAACCCAATGAACCGCGCGGCGACATCTACAATTCCACCACGGGTCACATGCTGGCGTTCATCGAGACGCTCGTTCACCCCGAAATGGTCGGCGTGAACCCCGAGGTGGCGCATGAGCACATGGCGGGACTCAACTTCGTCCACGGCGTGGCACAGGCGCTGGAGGCGGGCAAGCTGTTCCACATTGACCTGAACGACCAGGCTTTCGGGCGCTACGACCAGGACTTCCGCTTCGGCGCGGTCAACCTCAAGAGCGCATTCTTCCTCGTCAAATTGCTCGAAGACAACAAATACGACTCCAGCCGTCATTTCGACGCGCACGCCTACCGCACCGAGGATTACGAAGGCGTAAAAGATTTCGCCCGCGGTTGTATACGGACGTATTTGATCCTGAAAGAAAAAGCCGCCCAATGGAACGCGGACGGTGAAATTCAGCAACTCCTCGCCGAGATCAACGCCGACGACGGCGCGATGAACAGCTACCTCGGAAAGTACACGCCCGAAAAAGCAAAGTCACTCAAAGCCCAGGCATTTGACCGTCCCGCCCTCGGCGCGCGCGGACTACCCTACGAACGCCTCGACCAGTTGACCATCGAACTGCTGCTCGGGGTCCGATAA
- the xylB gene encoding xylulokinase: MSFFIGIDSSTTATKALLMNERGDVLGVASSEYTYETPHPLWSEQDPSLWWRGTVQSIREVMQKTGVDASQVKGIGLTGQMHGLVLLDDDGEVLRPAILWNDQRTASQCDAIRLKLGRENLIRITGNDALTGFTAPKILWVQEHEPEIWKRARHILLPKDYVRYKMTGAFGIDKADGAGTILFDITKRNWSAEVTSALEIPAEYLPPTFEGTDVTGGLTSSAAKELGLPAGIPVFGGGGDQAASAVGTGAVRAGVVSVSLGTSGVVFAATDSPVIEPDGRLHAFCHSVPGKWHLMGVMLSAAGSLRWHRDTFAPGTDFDSLLEPAAQIPAGSDGLFFLPYLTGERTPHPDPLARGAFIGLTVRHSLPHLTRSVLEGVSFGLRDSFELIKGAGLENISQVRVTGGGARSPLWRQILADVLKAEVVTVNTTEGAAYGAALLAATGSGAFRSVESACDTSVKITGSISPNPTQVDIYQKYYEVYRELYPALRPTFSKME; the protein is encoded by the coding sequence ATGTCTTTTTTCATCGGCATCGACTCTTCGACCACCGCCACCAAAGCCCTGCTAATGAATGAACGCGGGGATGTGCTCGGCGTGGCATCCAGCGAATATACCTACGAAACACCGCATCCGTTGTGGAGCGAGCAAGACCCGTCCTTGTGGTGGCGCGGAACCGTCCAAAGCATCCGCGAGGTGATGCAAAAAACTGGTGTGGATGCAAGTCAGGTCAAAGGTATCGGGTTGACAGGTCAAATGCATGGGTTGGTGCTGCTGGATGATGACGGCGAGGTGCTCCGCCCGGCGATCCTGTGGAACGACCAGCGCACCGCCTCGCAATGTGACGCCATCCGCCTCAAACTCGGACGGGAGAACCTGATCCGCATCACAGGCAACGACGCGCTGACGGGTTTTACCGCGCCGAAGATCTTATGGGTGCAGGAACATGAACCTGAAATATGGAAACGCGCGCGCCACATCCTTTTGCCGAAAGACTATGTCCGCTACAAAATGACCGGCGCGTTCGGCATCGACAAAGCCGACGGGGCGGGGACGATCCTCTTCGACATCACAAAGCGCAATTGGTCTGCGGAGGTAACCTCCGCGTTGGAGATCCCCGCCGAATACCTGCCCCCCACCTTCGAGGGCACGGACGTCACCGGCGGGCTCACCTCGTCTGCCGCGAAGGAACTGGGACTGCCTGCGGGCATCCCTGTGTTCGGCGGCGGCGGCGACCAGGCAGCGAGCGCGGTCGGCACGGGCGCGGTGCGTGCGGGCGTGGTCTCTGTCAGCCTCGGCACCTCGGGCGTGGTCTTCGCCGCCACCGATTCGCCCGTCATCGAACCCGACGGACGCCTGCACGCTTTCTGTCATTCCGTGCCGGGCAAATGGCATTTGATGGGCGTGATGCTCTCGGCGGCGGGAAGCCTGCGCTGGCATCGCGACACCTTCGCCCCAGGCACCGATTTCGACTCCCTGCTCGAACCTGCCGCTCAAATCCCAGCGGGAAGCGACGGACTGTTCTTCCTCCCATACCTGACCGGCGAACGCACGCCTCACCCCGACCCTCTGGCTCGCGGCGCCTTCATCGGCCTGACCGTCCGCCACAGCCTGCCTCACCTCACCCGCTCCGTGCTGGAGGGCGTGTCGTTCGGTCTGCGCGATAGTTTCGAGTTGATAAAAGGCGCGGGGCTGGAGAACATCTCGCAGGTACGCGTCACGGGCGGCGGGGCGCGCAGTCCGCTGTGGAGGCAAATTCTCGCAGATGTACTTAAGGCGGAGGTTGTCACCGTCAACACGACGGAAGGCGCAGCGTATGGAGCGGCTCTTTTGGCGGCGACAGGCTCGGGCGCGTTCCGAAGCGTCGAGTCCGCGTGTGATACGTCAGTGAAGATCACAGGGAGCATATCGCCAAATCCCACGCAGGTGGATATCTATCAGAAATACTACGAGGTATATCGAGAACTGTATCCGGCTTTGAGACCCACATTTTCAAAGATGGAATAA
- a CDS encoding ABC transporter permease, with translation MMRIIDLALKDLSQIFRDKRSLLFLVAMPVAFTFFMGFAYQSGKDSETIIDARIPLGWVNNDPDGAVSQTLFEMLSESDSVKVVELTPDAVDESIRKGEVAGALIVPVGYSEQVTAGKDAQLNLITDTNTARGQSLYQLVRTPVTQLMSALEVASLSADMVDKPNDASELNKAFASASQAWSEADSASLVQVELAVSEDDFQGDWFGDNPYNQASPGILVQFAIMGLVSSGQILVQERKTRTLQRMMSTSMRSWEIIAGHALAMFGVVFIQVALLVVFGQLVLSVDYLSNPLGTLLVSAALSMWVAAMGMLIGTIVKDDSQVILFALMAMFVFSALGGTWFPLEVSRGGFAALGKVMPSYWAMNGYQNILIRGLGLESAWMPTLALLAYALGFFVLAVWRFRKMDV, from the coding sequence ATGATGAGAATTATCGATCTTGCCCTCAAAGACCTTTCACAGATTTTTCGCGATAAGCGTTCGCTGTTGTTCCTTGTGGCGATGCCCGTTGCGTTCACGTTCTTCATGGGTTTTGCCTACCAAAGCGGCAAGGATAGCGAAACCATCATCGATGCCCGCATTCCTTTGGGATGGGTGAACAACGATCCAGATGGCGCAGTGTCACAAACATTGTTCGAGATGCTTTCAGAATCAGATTCGGTGAAAGTTGTCGAACTCACGCCCGATGCCGTGGATGAGTCCATTCGCAAGGGCGAAGTAGCTGGGGCGTTGATCGTGCCTGTTGGGTACAGCGAGCAGGTTACGGCAGGAAAGGACGCGCAACTGAATCTCATCACGGATACCAACACGGCGCGGGGACAGTCCCTTTATCAACTGGTGCGGACTCCCGTCACACAATTGATGAGCGCGCTGGAAGTTGCATCCCTGAGCGCGGACATGGTCGACAAACCGAACGACGCTTCGGAACTTAACAAGGCGTTTGCCTCTGCCTCCCAAGCCTGGTCTGAAGCGGACAGCGCTTCGCTGGTGCAAGTGGAATTGGCGGTTTCAGAGGACGATTTTCAGGGCGACTGGTTCGGCGACAATCCGTACAATCAGGCATCGCCGGGCATTCTGGTGCAGTTTGCGATCATGGGACTGGTGTCGTCGGGGCAGATCCTGGTGCAGGAGCGCAAGACGCGCACACTGCAACGTATGATGTCCACTTCGATGCGCTCGTGGGAGATCATAGCGGGGCACGCGCTGGCGATGTTCGGCGTGGTGTTCATTCAGGTGGCGCTGTTGGTGGTGTTCGGGCAACTGGTTCTGAGTGTGGATTATTTGAGTAACCCGCTTGGCACGCTGCTGGTCTCTGCGGCGTTGAGCATGTGGGTGGCGGCAATGGGAATGTTGATTGGCACCATTGTGAAAGATGATTCGCAGGTGATCCTGTTTGCGCTCATGGCGATGTTCGTCTTCTCGGCGCTGGGTGGGACGTGGTTCCCGCTGGAGGTCAGCCGCGGTGGGTTCGCGGCGCTTGGCAAGGTGATGCCATCCTACTGGGCGATGAACGGTTACCAGAACATCCTGATCCGCGGGCTGGGACTTGAATCCGCGTGGATGCCGACGCTGGCTCTGCTGGCGTATGCGCTGGGCTTCTTCGTGCTGGCAGTCTGGCGGTTCAGGAAGATGGACGTGTAG
- a CDS encoding sensor histidine kinase, protein MNTSKETPPKVEQDYRIFFIFMTVVLAGMYVVTISNNTALHQFWYGAPFTVLMVIHIALHWLVVRIIQVPRRKVLYIVVQGLLALLIAAMSRNTGMVVALYMALIGETIGFLGINRWSVLSTLYFIALFLLNLVIFTNLESAIYWLATIIPIIIFVGMYVTMYVRQAEAREKAQALAAELETANQQLTDYAARVEDLSIANERQRMARELHDTLSQGLAGLILQLEAADAHLASQRHDKVQSIVVNAMEGARLTLADARRVIDDLRQPSLDDLDSALRLELERFTSATGIPVRFHSVQTPPLPDPVKETLVRAVAESLTNIARHANAQNVEVDLRMKDKSLLLTIQDDGQGFDATAIPAGHYGILGIKERVRLVNGSFDIQSEKGKGALLKVEIPL, encoded by the coding sequence ATGAACACCTCAAAAGAGACTCCGCCGAAGGTCGAACAGGACTATCGCATCTTCTTCATCTTTATGACCGTCGTCCTGGCTGGCATGTACGTTGTGACCATCTCGAACAACACCGCCCTGCATCAATTCTGGTACGGCGCTCCCTTCACCGTCCTGATGGTCATTCACATTGCACTCCATTGGCTGGTAGTCCGCATCATCCAGGTCCCGAGGCGCAAGGTTCTGTATATCGTCGTTCAGGGTCTGCTCGCCCTCCTCATTGCGGCCATGTCCCGCAACACAGGCATGGTCGTTGCCCTCTACATGGCGCTCATCGGCGAGACCATCGGCTTTCTCGGCATCAACCGCTGGAGCGTTCTCTCAACGCTGTATTTCATCGCTCTCTTCCTGCTCAATCTGGTCATATTCACGAACCTTGAAAGTGCCATCTACTGGCTCGCCACCATCATCCCCATCATCATTTTCGTCGGCATGTATGTCACCATGTATGTGCGTCAGGCGGAGGCTCGTGAAAAGGCACAGGCGCTCGCCGCGGAACTGGAGACCGCCAACCAGCAATTGACCGATTACGCCGCCCGCGTCGAGGACCTCAGCATCGCCAACGAGCGTCAACGCATGGCGCGTGAACTGCACGACACGCTCTCGCAAGGGCTGGCAGGTCTCATTCTGCAACTCGAAGCCGCCGACGCCCACCTCGCCAGCCAACGCCACGACAAGGTGCAGTCCATCGTTGTCAATGCAATGGAAGGAGCGCGCCTCACCCTCGCCGATGCCCGCCGCGTCATCGATGACCTCCGCCAGCCTTCCCTGGATGATCTGGACTCTGCCCTGCGCCTCGAACTGGAGCGCTTCACGAGCGCCACTGGCATCCCTGTCCGCTTCCACTCGGTTCAGACTCCGCCCCTGCCTGATCCTGTTAAAGAGACTCTTGTCCGCGCTGTAGCCGAATCCCTCACCAACATCGCGCGTCATGCCAACGCTCAAAATGTGGAGGTTGATCTCAGGATGAAAGACAAAAGCCTCTTGCTCACGATACAGGATGACGGTCAGGGTTTCGACGCGACTGCCATCCCCGCAGGTCACTATGGAATTCTGGGAATCAAGGAACGCGTCCGTTTGGTGAATGGAAGTTTTGACATCCAGAGCGAAAAAGGCAAAGGCGCGCTGTTGAAAGTTGAAATCCCCCTATGA
- a CDS encoding ABC transporter permease, protein MKILDIAFKDLVRSTRSLFLIGMAFAAPLLIVALIYFSFGSIAGEEVTTLDISMGVVNLDVLPEDALLEAPLGDNIRSMFFDESVESWITASDYPDEAAARAAVDAQEIGVAVIIPKTFTEDYLAGNKDTAITILQDPILTVAPTLVRDMVTSLLDGVAGGGIAFNVLNERLEANGQMLDPADIPTFFERYANWYADFQRAMFHSPEKAALVATSPVSKGEQTSSTQGIFAMVLSGQLIFFSFFTGSYSMMSILQESEEGTLARLFTTPTDRMTILAGKFLSVLFTVIIQGVVLMVASYYIFGVNWGKTGSFTLSLLGQMFASVGLAALLVSFIQTTKQAGLIFGGALTTLGMVSGLFTSNISIKAFDIIGNFTPQGWVLKAWRLTLAGNPVSELIVPFLVLVAMGSVMFVIGAMLFRRRFA, encoded by the coding sequence ATGAAAATACTCGACATTGCCTTCAAAGATTTGGTGCGCTCCACGCGCAGTCTGTTCCTGATCGGGATGGCATTTGCCGCACCGTTGCTGATCGTGGCGTTGATCTACTTCTCCTTCGGCAGTATCGCAGGCGAAGAGGTAACCACGCTTGACATCAGCATGGGCGTGGTCAATTTGGACGTTCTACCTGAGGATGCTCTTCTCGAAGCGCCGCTGGGAGATAACATCCGCAGTATGTTCTTCGATGAAAGCGTCGAATCGTGGATCACTGCCAGTGATTACCCCGACGAAGCCGCGGCACGCGCCGCAGTGGACGCGCAGGAGATCGGTGTGGCGGTCATCATTCCCAAAACATTTACTGAAGATTACCTGGCGGGAAATAAGGATACCGCCATCACGATCCTGCAAGACCCCATATTGACGGTCGCTCCGACATTGGTGCGCGATATGGTCACATCCTTGTTGGATGGCGTGGCGGGCGGCGGGATCGCGTTCAACGTATTGAACGAACGCCTCGAAGCCAACGGGCAGATGCTTGATCCTGCCGACATCCCGACTTTCTTCGAACGATACGCCAATTGGTATGCCGATTTCCAGCGCGCGATGTTCCACTCGCCTGAGAAAGCCGCGCTGGTGGCAACCTCACCTGTCTCAAAGGGCGAGCAAACCAGCTCAACCCAGGGCATCTTCGCCATGGTTCTCTCAGGGCAGTTGATCTTCTTCTCGTTCTTTACAGGCTCATACTCGATGATGTCCATTTTGCAGGAATCGGAGGAGGGCACACTGGCACGCCTGTTCACCACTCCGACCGACCGCATGACGATCCTGGCAGGGAAGTTCTTGTCGGTATTGTTCACGGTCATCATTCAAGGTGTGGTGCTGATGGTCGCGAGTTATTACATCTTCGGCGTCAATTGGGGTAAGACAGGTTCCTTCACGCTCAGCCTGTTGGGACAGATGTTCGCCTCGGTTGGGTTGGCGGCGCTGCTGGTTTCGTTCATCCAGACCACCAAGCAGGCAGGGCTGATCTTCGGTGGCGCGTTGACCACGCTGGGCATGGTCAGCGGCTTGTTCACGTCCAATATCTCGATCAAGGCGTTCGATATCATCGGGAACTTCACGCCGCAGGGCTGGGTGCTGAAGGCATGGAGGCTTACGCTTGCAGGTAATCCTGTCAGCGAATTGATCGTGCCGTTCCTCGTGTTGGTCGCGATGGGCAGTGTGATGTTCGTCATCGGCGCGATGCTGTTTCGGAGACGGTTTGCGTAA
- a CDS encoding response regulator transcription factor — protein MIKILIADDHLLIRQGLRLVLDTELDFELVGEASDGNEALRLCKKLKPDVVLMDLRMPNMDGLTAIEKLRVEQPEIAVVILTTFNEDDLMFRGLQAGARGYLLKDTDRSTLFDTIRAAARGETLLKPEIMRRVLSQANAPKATSSEPTHLTERELEVLKAVARGERSKEIAVHLGISERTVKAHLANIYEKLGVDSRAAAIAVAAQRGLLENSHL, from the coding sequence ATGATCAAGATCCTCATCGCCGACGACCATCTCCTCATCCGCCAGGGACTGCGCCTCGTCCTTGACACCGAACTCGACTTCGAACTCGTCGGCGAAGCCTCCGATGGCAACGAGGCGTTGAGACTGTGCAAAAAACTCAAACCTGACGTGGTCCTGATGGACCTGCGCATGCCCAACATGGACGGTTTGACCGCCATCGAAAAACTGCGCGTCGAGCAACCCGAAATTGCCGTCGTCATCCTAACCACCTTCAACGAGGACGACCTCATGTTCCGCGGACTTCAGGCGGGCGCGCGCGGCTACCTGCTCAAAGACACCGACCGCTCGACCCTGTTCGACACCATCCGCGCCGCCGCCCGAGGCGAGACCCTGCTCAAGCCCGAGATCATGAGGCGCGTCCTTTCACAGGCGAATGCGCCCAAAGCGACTTCGAGCGAACCCACCCATCTGACCGAGCGCGAACTCGAGGTGCTCAAAGCGGTTGCACGCGGCGAACGCAGCAAGGAGATCGCCGTCCATCTTGGCATCTCCGAGCGGACGGTCAAGGCTCATCTGGCAAATATCTATGAAAAGTTGGGGGTCGATTCGCGCGCCGCCGCCATCGCGGTCGCTGCGCAAAGGGGGTTGTTGGAAAATAGTCACCTTTAA
- a CDS encoding ABC transporter ATP-binding protein → MKAIEVQNLKKSFGDFVAVQDASFTAESGEVLSLLGPNGAGKSTTISMLSGLLALSGGDASIMGHSVIREPEAAKRRLGVVPQDIALYPDLSARENLVFWGKMYGLRGAALKSRVDEVLEIIGLADRQKDHVGKFSGGMKRRVNIGAALLHKPDVVIMDEPTVGIDPQSRRHILDNVKELNEKGMTVLYTTHYMEEAAELSDHIAIMDKGKVIAYGTHDELIKLVGEETRIDITINTEGGKVLEAWRAVEGVARIDALDGTLTALVDDSNRVLPRLFDAASKAGVRIMSVDIQEPNLETVFLHLTGRALRD, encoded by the coding sequence ATGAAAGCCATTGAAGTACAGAATCTCAAAAAATCGTTTGGCGATTTCGTTGCCGTGCAGGATGCGAGTTTTACGGCGGAGTCGGGCGAGGTGTTGAGCCTGCTCGGACCGAACGGGGCGGGGAAGTCGACCACGATCTCCATGCTCTCGGGCTTGCTCGCACTTTCTGGAGGCGACGCGTCCATCATGGGGCATTCCGTCATCCGCGAGCCTGAAGCTGCGAAAAGACGTCTCGGTGTGGTGCCGCAGGATATCGCGCTCTATCCCGACCTGTCGGCACGCGAAAATCTGGTCTTTTGGGGAAAAATGTACGGTTTGCGCGGCGCGGCATTGAAATCACGCGTGGACGAGGTGCTGGAGATCATCGGGCTGGCAGACAGGCAGAAGGACCACGTCGGCAAGTTTTCGGGCGGCATGAAGCGGCGCGTCAACATCGGCGCGGCGTTGCTTCATAAACCCGATGTTGTCATCATGGATGAGCCGACCGTGGGCATCGATCCGCAGAGCCGTCGTCATATTCTGGATAACGTCAAAGAGTTGAATGAAAAGGGCATGACCGTGCTGTATACGACGCACTACATGGAAGAAGCCGCCGAACTCTCGGATCACATCGCCATCATGGACAAGGGCAAAGTGATCGCGTATGGCACGCACGATGAGTTGATCAAACTGGTCGGCGAGGAAACGCGCATCGATATCACGATCAACACCGAGGGTGGGAAAGTCCTCGAGGCATGGCGGGCAGTTGAAGGCGTGGCGCGAATCGATGCGCTGGATGGAACGTTGACTGCCTTGGTGGATGACTCCAACCGCGTCCTGCCGCGATTGTTCGATGCCGCGTCGAAGGCCGGTGTGCGCATCATGTCTGTGGATATTCAAGAACCGAACCTTGAGACCGTGTTCCTGCATTTGACGGGACGGGCGCTTAGAGACTAG